The following are encoded in a window of Solidesulfovibrio magneticus RS-1 genomic DNA:
- a CDS encoding DUF6573 family protein yields the protein MDDWPIIFSYTRAQAIADGVLIDVTAQAAEVGFKVHTVVTDHLYGDYIVPPAGLEGEGQSIEGRLHDLLFRTLLAAKAIRDSDRAEFGVLFLMAPGHWDTAHVVAVIGPGDQGEPVMTIMLPEDD from the coding sequence ATGGACGATTGGCCGATCATTTTCAGCTACACCCGCGCCCAGGCTATCGCCGACGGCGTCCTGATCGACGTCACCGCCCAAGCCGCCGAGGTAGGCTTCAAGGTGCACACGGTGGTCACCGACCACCTCTATGGGGATTACATTGTTCCGCCGGCAGGCCTGGAAGGCGAAGGGCAGTCCATCGAGGGGCGGCTTCACGACCTCCTCTTTCGCACCTTGCTCGCGGCTAAGGCTATCAGGGACAGCGACCGCGCCGAATTCGGCGTCCTGTTCCTCATGGCCCCCGGGCACTGGGATACGGCCCATGTCGTGGCGGTCATCGGCCCTGGTGACCAGGGCGAGCCGGTCATGACGATCATGCTGCCGGAAGACGACTAA
- a CDS encoding MucR family transcriptional regulator, with amino-acid sequence MQTDSLLKSILDNYPGINPDAALVMLEKLLIGQNMIKTSLLLSGGVPSGSPAQAGSGNQPDGVKSPAGVDPKMAIQEDYVQCCECGAKMKMLGDAHLAKHGLNKTSYLLKYGYAPKTALVSGELSKKRKESAKDNKLGHQKTEDAPSAVDTPAAESEQLKATPKESGQEKGGKTDFSLA; translated from the coding sequence ATGCAGACTGATTCCCTTTTGAAGTCTATCTTGGACAACTATCCCGGGATTAACCCTGACGCAGCTTTAGTTATGCTGGAAAAGCTGTTGATCGGTCAGAACATGATCAAGACTAGCCTTTTGCTCTCGGGTGGTGTCCCGAGCGGTAGTCCTGCGCAAGCTGGAAGTGGCAATCAACCCGATGGAGTGAAATCGCCTGCGGGTGTTGATCCCAAAATGGCTATTCAGGAAGACTACGTTCAGTGCTGCGAGTGTGGTGCCAAAATGAAGATGCTCGGAGATGCCCATCTCGCTAAGCATGGCCTGAATAAGACGTCCTATTTGCTTAAGTATGGCTATGCACCCAAAACGGCACTTGTCTCGGGTGAACTCAGCAAAAAGCGGAAGGAATCTGCCAAGGATAACAAGCTCGGACACCAGAAAACCGAAGATGCCCCTTCGGCGGTGGACACTCCTGCTGCTGAGTCTGAACAGCTTAAGGCCACTCCGAAGGAAAGCGGTCAGGAAAAAGGGGGAAAAACCGACTTCTCCTTAGCCTAG
- a CDS encoding transposase yields the protein MGLGRQGDQQGTMYLAWDEIPRSRGHAFYDRLQQTLRKAAFDGFAEKLCKPFYSDKGRPSIPPGRYFRMHLVGYFEGIDSERGIEWRCADSLSLRDFLQLSPKESVPDHSSLSRTRSRLPLATHQEVFTWVLKLLSKDALVLGGRIGVDASTMEANAALKTIVRRDTGESYRKMLLRMAKESGIDSPTDEDLARMDRKRVGKTLSNKDWQSQVDPEAKIAKMKDGRTHLAYKPEHAVDLDTGAVVAVEVHEADKGDTSTLQKTLKAAQESLRRVTSTPPCPDDPAELVADKGYFSRDVLKDLDGGPWRTRIAEPKRNGLNSWRGDHEARRAVYNNRIRISSMVGKAMGKQRTELVERSFEHTLDRSGGMRRVWLRGRENIQKRYLLHVAGFNLGLLMRVKTGHGTPRGWASAWLALIWPNQHPSMAYLAIVMVVEGRCCGIMPIAVICGGE from the coding sequence ATGGGGCTTGGCCGTCAGGGTGATCAGCAGGGGACGATGTATCTGGCCTGGGATGAGATTCCTCGGTCTCGTGGGCACGCTTTTTACGATCGTCTCCAGCAGACTCTCCGGAAAGCCGCCTTCGATGGTTTCGCCGAGAAGCTGTGCAAGCCCTTCTATTCCGACAAGGGGCGTCCCTCCATTCCGCCTGGCCGGTATTTTCGGATGCACCTCGTGGGGTATTTCGAGGGCATCGACAGCGAGCGCGGCATTGAGTGGCGCTGCGCCGATTCGCTTTCCCTCCGGGATTTTCTCCAGCTTTCGCCCAAGGAGTCTGTGCCGGATCATTCCTCGCTCAGTCGGACACGGTCCCGTCTGCCGCTGGCGACCCACCAAGAGGTTTTCACCTGGGTTCTCAAGCTGCTCAGCAAGGATGCCTTGGTCCTTGGAGGCCGCATTGGCGTGGACGCTTCGACCATGGAGGCCAACGCGGCGCTCAAAACCATCGTGCGCCGGGACACGGGTGAGAGCTACCGCAAGATGCTCCTGCGCATGGCTAAGGAGAGCGGCATCGACTCTCCGACGGATGAGGATCTGGCTCGCATGGACCGCAAGCGCGTCGGCAAGACGCTTTCGAACAAGGACTGGCAGTCGCAGGTCGATCCCGAGGCGAAGATCGCCAAGATGAAGGATGGCCGAACGCATCTGGCGTACAAGCCGGAGCACGCGGTGGACCTGGACACCGGCGCGGTCGTGGCGGTCGAGGTGCATGAAGCGGACAAGGGGGACACTTCGACTCTGCAAAAGACGCTGAAAGCCGCTCAAGAAAGTTTGCGACGGGTCACTTCCACACCGCCATGCCCGGACGATCCTGCGGAACTGGTCGCGGACAAGGGCTATTTCTCCCGGGATGTCCTCAAAGACCTGGACGGAGGGCCATGGCGGACGAGAATCGCCGAACCCAAGCGCAACGGCCTGAACTCCTGGCGTGGCGATCATGAGGCGCGGCGCGCCGTGTACAACAACCGAATCCGGATATCGTCGATGGTCGGGAAGGCCATGGGAAAACAGCGGACGGAACTGGTCGAAAGAAGCTTCGAGCATACGCTGGACCGGTCTGGCGGTATGCGCCGGGTCTGGCTCCGGGGACGGGAGAACATCCAGAAACGGTATCTGCTCCATGTGGCCGGTTTCAATCTCGGCCTGCTGATGCGGGTCAAGACCGGCCATGGCACCCCCAGGGGCTGGGCCAGTGCCTGGCTTGCGCTCATTTGGCCCAATCAGCATCCCTCAATGGCCTATTTGGCCATCGTCATGGTGGTCGAAGGACGATGCTGTGGAATCATGCCCATCGCCGTCATCTGCGGGGGAGAATAG
- a CDS encoding response regulator transcription factor, with translation MNSLLLIDDDMELCELLGDYLHGEGFDTESVHNPMVGVTRAVSGQHDLVVLDVMMPELNGFEVLRRIRAASQIPVLMLTARGEDVDRIVGLEIGADDYLPKPFNSRELVARIRAILRRTETGEPTPSKAGESISISDVVINVGGRSVLCNGKPLDLTSIEYSILEVLMRMAGKVVSREELAEKAMGRKHSAYERSLDVHICSLRKKLGTHSLYGERIKTVRNMGYLYVLST, from the coding sequence ATGAACAGCCTCCTCTTGATTGATGACGACATGGAGTTGTGCGAATTGCTTGGCGACTACCTGCACGGCGAGGGGTTTGACACTGAATCGGTCCACAACCCCATGGTCGGGGTGACAAGAGCAGTGTCCGGCCAACATGACCTCGTCGTGCTGGACGTCATGATGCCTGAGCTGAATGGATTTGAGGTTCTGCGACGCATACGGGCCGCATCGCAGATCCCTGTACTCATGCTCACCGCAAGAGGGGAGGATGTCGATCGCATCGTTGGCCTGGAGATTGGTGCTGACGACTACCTCCCCAAGCCGTTCAACTCGCGCGAACTCGTAGCAAGAATCCGGGCGATTCTGCGCCGGACCGAGACGGGGGAGCCCACTCCTAGCAAAGCAGGCGAATCCATTTCCATTAGCGATGTAGTGATTAATGTCGGCGGAAGGAGTGTCCTGTGTAATGGGAAGCCTTTAGATCTCACATCCATCGAATATTCGATTTTGGAAGTACTGATGAGAATGGCTGGTAAGGTAGTGAGCCGAGAGGAACTCGCGGAGAAGGCAATGGGTCGAAAGCATTCAGCTTACGAGCGCAGTCTTGATGTTCATATTTGTAGTCTGCGCAAGAAGCTTGGAACGCATTCTCTTTATGGTGAACGGATCAAGACCGTTCGCAATATGGGCTATCTGTATGTTCTGTCGACTTGA
- a CDS encoding sensor histidine kinase codes for MMVLVGTILFIAAVQGQLARNQETSRTQAEERRSQLSDMLSFYGETSIRLVDQAGPQALEVYGEQLARTAGVRPFFFIEPDRAWVQGQAPPDVLELARRAWLSGKTEYAEHQDEFLLAKPLRDAVKGMYVVVGKTQLDPAGGAPAPRRPRPEAVEACAGANPGDACSFYSRHGLEHGQCREWTDPRLICVPEILALGGGTPNVPPLHSSAIGDIPGSREPLAQVAPSRETKSGDARKATHWLRSLTPWSEGSLDSYSDRLGKVLAIVFIVSGASCGLLSWRITRPLRRLRLVAQRLAAGDLTVRVDHALNQRGDEIADLGLDIDRMASRIEGLVKTQKRLLRDISHELRSPLARLNVALELARQSAGPSAVTYLDRMERESSRLNELIGQLLTLARLEGEQPNITYEEFDFVELLKEIARDVGFEANSQGRWIGTEICGALRITANRELLRQAIENVVRNAIRHTAPQTGVIVRLAKESESGRAVAALEVQDHGQGVPEEELTNIFLPFYRVASDTTDTKGGAGVGLAISDRAVRLHGGRISAMNACDGGLIVRMILPLN; via the coding sequence ATGATGGTGCTGGTTGGCACAATCCTGTTTATTGCCGCCGTACAAGGCCAGCTTGCCCGCAACCAGGAAACCTCTCGGACGCAGGCAGAAGAACGTCGTAGCCAACTTTCCGACATGCTCTCTTTTTACGGGGAAACTTCCATACGCCTCGTGGACCAGGCCGGCCCCCAGGCCCTTGAGGTGTACGGCGAGCAATTGGCGCGGACCGCAGGCGTGCGCCCCTTTTTCTTCATCGAACCCGACCGTGCCTGGGTACAAGGCCAAGCGCCCCCGGATGTTTTGGAATTGGCTAGGCGCGCTTGGCTGTCGGGTAAAACGGAATATGCCGAGCATCAAGACGAGTTCTTGTTGGCCAAGCCCCTGCGGGACGCCGTGAAAGGAATGTATGTCGTTGTTGGCAAAACCCAACTGGACCCGGCCGGGGGCGCGCCCGCGCCGCGCAGGCCGAGGCCCGAAGCCGTAGAGGCCTGCGCCGGAGCGAACCCAGGTGACGCCTGTTCCTTCTATTCACGTCATGGCCTTGAGCATGGGCAATGCCGTGAATGGACGGACCCTCGGTTGATTTGCGTACCCGAGATACTGGCCCTTGGGGGTGGGACACCCAATGTGCCACCCCTCCATTCCTCCGCCATCGGAGATATTCCAGGGAGCCGGGAGCCTCTTGCCCAGGTCGCGCCGTCCCGGGAAACCAAGTCGGGCGACGCAAGAAAAGCCACACACTGGCTTAGGTCACTGACTCCTTGGAGTGAAGGGAGCCTGGACAGTTATAGCGATAGGCTTGGTAAGGTCTTGGCCATTGTGTTTATCGTCAGCGGCGCATCATGTGGATTGCTTTCGTGGCGCATAACGAGGCCCTTGCGAAGGCTTCGCCTGGTTGCCCAGCGACTGGCCGCCGGCGACCTCACCGTTCGCGTCGACCACGCGTTGAATCAACGTGGGGACGAAATCGCGGATCTGGGGCTTGACATCGATCGGATGGCAAGCCGTATTGAGGGACTCGTAAAGACCCAGAAGCGACTCTTACGCGACATCTCCCATGAGTTGCGATCCCCCCTAGCCCGGCTCAATGTGGCACTAGAATTGGCCAGGCAAAGCGCCGGACCTAGTGCCGTCACCTATTTGGACAGAATGGAGCGGGAATCAAGCAGGCTAAATGAGTTGATCGGGCAATTGCTGACACTGGCCAGGCTGGAAGGAGAACAACCGAATATTACCTATGAAGAATTCGACTTCGTGGAATTATTGAAGGAAATAGCGCGAGATGTGGGCTTCGAAGCGAATAGCCAGGGGCGGTGGATAGGAACGGAGATCTGTGGGGCGCTCCGCATCACCGCCAATCGTGAACTGCTGCGTCAGGCCATCGAAAATGTGGTGCGAAACGCTATCAGGCATACAGCTCCCCAGACTGGCGTAATAGTTCGCTTGGCCAAAGAGTCAGAATCCGGGAGAGCAGTGGCAGCATTGGAAGTGCAGGATCATGGCCAAGGTGTCCCTGAAGAAGAATTGACCAATATTTTTCTCCCTTTTTATCGAGTGGCCAGCGATACGACGGATACAAAGGGTGGTGCTGGTGTTGGGCTGGCCATATCCGACAGGGCCGTCCGTCTTCATGGTGGACGCATATCTGCTATGAATGCCTGCGATGGAGGGCTGATTGTCAGAATGATACTGCCATTGAATTAG
- a CDS encoding Pls/PosA family non-ribosomal peptide synthetase, which yields MQDIQSEELLQKFSGLPYDVDLDRDELLHEIFEATVRQFSEKIAVESGSIEVTYHELNRRANQLAHYLRDIGVGHEDRVALLLPKTEFVYVAMLAVLKAGAAYVPLDQAYPPDRVGFILDDCAAKLCITDAALFEALGQEVRGTPVFLADRDGPGLSGQPDTPLSREQTGLGRQSLCYVIYTSGTTGRPKGCLIEHRNICSLVRSEAKVYGIHAEDRVFQCASTAFDASLEEIWMAFLHGATLVAGTKEIMRTGPMLGQALSQRGVTVLSCVPTLLSMIEGDIDTMRILIVGGEACPKDLAARWHRPTRTIFNSYGPTETTVAATYGVLVPNRPVTIGQALPNYRCYILDEKLDPVPPGAEGELFIGGPGVARGYLNRDDLTRDRFITTERVTGEPVRLYRTGDLARFTEDGDIDYLGRADDQVKVRGYRIELTEIEAVLMQCPGVQCAAVTMWRETGALAAYVVTRQGTSLNLGFMRETVAKRLPPYMMPATLDVIAELPLLTSGKVNRKALPAPVDPFEDRDREVTAPRSQVERDVAGVWEEVFKRKGLSVTDDFFLDLGGHSLFAAVMVSKLRHVPGFAGVSVGDVYQHPTIESLATIRDQDTTAPKPAPGQAFHEIPPSRHFACACAQLLAVVVLAGVYAWQWLGPFFTSAYLILDHWELGPSLLAGLLVYAVSYPLLLAVVVLAKWLFLGRIKAGQHPLWGWYYFRFWFVRQLSRAVAVKYLAGSPLLCLYYRLLGARVGKDVFFGTAGLMTFDLLTVGDGTSIGYDSSVDGSWVEDGLLHLAPVTIGKNCFVGNRSVLGPSAVMQDNSGLADLSMLPEGGVIPSGSLYSGTPAVSAGTFEDVSPPRTWSFGYGLLFVLGVFLFPLLVEGAIFPGLMFMEILDNIDQYYWWTLYAPVVGISFIVLICFEIAFFKWLFLPRIKEGRYPLRGWFYWRKWFLTQLMQVSLEILGTLYSTLYLKPWFFVLGARLGKGSEISTVRHVNPEFLVAGKACFLADDVMIGAPSVRGGSISIGYVHVGDRTFVGNSALVPGGMVLGDGALIGCLSTTPVVNPVPTGTSWFGSPAIHLPRRQEAERFSEKQTYSPPWHLVLLRYIIEFFRVTLPLTLFVLLATMIMNVVDMYQDWLPLWLQIASLPFLYLAAGVVALLLVVGLKWLVVGRYRESNHPLWCGFVWRTELVTGVYENFGTLFLLELLRGTPFIRWPMRMLGMRVGPRCYIDSTWFTEFDLVEIGEEAALNEDANLQTHLFEDRVMKVGKVVIGKRCAVGMKATVLYNTCLEDNVSLGDLSLLMKGETLPQGTKWQGAPARRVG from the coding sequence ATGCAAGATATCCAAAGCGAAGAATTGCTGCAAAAGTTTAGCGGCCTTCCGTACGATGTCGATTTGGATAGAGACGAGCTCCTGCATGAGATTTTCGAAGCGACAGTCAGACAGTTTTCCGAAAAGATAGCAGTTGAAAGCGGTTCTATAGAAGTAACGTATCATGAGCTGAATCGTAGGGCCAACCAGCTGGCGCATTATCTGCGAGATATTGGCGTCGGCCATGAAGACAGGGTGGCCTTGCTTTTGCCTAAGACTGAATTCGTTTACGTAGCAATGCTGGCCGTGCTCAAGGCCGGTGCTGCTTATGTTCCCCTGGACCAGGCCTATCCTCCTGACCGCGTTGGGTTTATTTTGGATGATTGCGCCGCCAAGTTATGCATTACGGATGCGGCGCTATTTGAGGCCCTGGGCCAAGAGGTCAGGGGCACACCGGTTTTCTTGGCTGACCGCGACGGCCCGGGACTTTCGGGACAACCGGACACGCCCCTGAGCCGGGAGCAGACTGGGCTTGGCCGGCAAAGCTTGTGCTACGTGATCTACACCTCCGGAACCACCGGCCGCCCCAAGGGCTGTCTGATCGAACACCGCAACATCTGCAGCCTAGTGCGCTCCGAGGCCAAGGTCTACGGCATCCACGCAGAGGACCGCGTCTTTCAATGCGCGTCCACGGCCTTCGACGCCTCCCTGGAAGAAATCTGGATGGCGTTCCTGCACGGAGCCACCCTGGTGGCCGGCACGAAGGAGATCATGCGCACCGGGCCCATGCTGGGCCAAGCCTTGAGCCAACGCGGCGTGACCGTGCTGTCCTGCGTGCCCACGCTTCTTTCCATGATCGAGGGCGACATCGACACCATGCGTATCCTCATCGTGGGTGGCGAGGCCTGCCCCAAAGACCTCGCCGCACGCTGGCACCGACCCACCCGGACCATATTCAATTCCTACGGCCCCACGGAAACCACCGTGGCGGCCACCTACGGCGTGCTCGTCCCCAACCGGCCGGTGACCATAGGCCAAGCGTTGCCCAATTACCGCTGTTACATTCTGGACGAAAAGCTCGACCCCGTGCCCCCGGGAGCCGAGGGGGAACTTTTCATCGGCGGTCCGGGCGTGGCCCGGGGATATTTGAACCGCGACGACCTTACGCGTGACCGCTTCATCACGACGGAGCGGGTCACCGGCGAACCGGTGCGCCTGTACCGCACCGGGGACTTGGCCCGCTTCACCGAAGACGGGGATATCGACTATCTGGGCCGGGCCGACGATCAGGTCAAAGTCCGGGGCTACCGGATTGAGCTTACCGAGATCGAGGCCGTGCTCATGCAATGCCCGGGAGTACAGTGCGCCGCAGTGACCATGTGGCGTGAAACCGGAGCGTTGGCCGCTTACGTGGTGACCCGCCAGGGCACGAGCCTGAACCTGGGCTTTATGCGGGAGACTGTGGCCAAGCGCTTGCCCCCCTACATGATGCCCGCGACCCTGGACGTGATCGCCGAGTTGCCCCTGCTGACCAGCGGCAAGGTCAACCGCAAGGCCCTGCCGGCCCCGGTGGACCCCTTCGAGGATCGGGACCGCGAGGTGACCGCCCCGCGCAGTCAAGTCGAGCGCGACGTGGCCGGAGTGTGGGAGGAGGTGTTCAAGCGCAAGGGCCTTTCGGTGACGGATGACTTCTTTCTGGATCTGGGCGGACATTCGCTGTTTGCGGCGGTCATGGTCTCCAAGCTGCGCCATGTGCCCGGGTTCGCCGGCGTATCCGTCGGCGACGTCTACCAGCACCCGACCATAGAATCTCTGGCCACGATCCGCGACCAAGACACAACGGCACCGAAACCGGCTCCAGGCCAAGCCTTCCACGAAATACCCCCCTCGCGCCATTTCGCCTGCGCGTGTGCCCAGCTCCTGGCCGTGGTTGTGCTGGCCGGGGTCTATGCCTGGCAGTGGTTGGGGCCGTTTTTCACCTCGGCGTATCTGATCTTGGATCACTGGGAACTTGGGCCATCCCTGCTGGCGGGCTTGCTAGTCTACGCTGTGTCGTATCCCCTGCTGTTGGCCGTGGTAGTACTGGCAAAATGGCTGTTTCTTGGGCGCATCAAGGCCGGCCAGCATCCGTTGTGGGGGTGGTATTATTTTCGGTTTTGGTTCGTACGCCAACTGTCCCGGGCCGTGGCCGTGAAATATCTCGCGGGCTCGCCCCTGCTCTGCCTGTACTACCGCCTGCTCGGAGCGAGGGTGGGCAAGGATGTCTTTTTCGGCACCGCGGGGCTTATGACCTTCGACCTCTTGACCGTGGGCGACGGCACGAGCATCGGCTACGACAGCAGCGTGGACGGATCCTGGGTGGAGGACGGTCTACTGCACTTGGCGCCCGTAACCATCGGCAAGAACTGCTTCGTGGGCAACCGTTCGGTGCTCGGTCCCAGCGCCGTCATGCAGGACAATTCCGGCTTGGCGGACCTGTCCATGTTGCCGGAAGGCGGCGTGATTCCTTCCGGGAGCTTGTATAGCGGTACGCCGGCTGTGTCGGCGGGGACTTTCGAGGACGTCTCTCCCCCCAGAACCTGGTCCTTCGGCTATGGGTTGCTTTTCGTTCTGGGAGTGTTTCTGTTCCCCCTGCTCGTGGAAGGTGCGATCTTTCCAGGTTTGATGTTCATGGAGATACTTGACAACATTGATCAATATTACTGGTGGACGCTCTACGCGCCTGTGGTTGGAATATCGTTTATTGTGTTGATATGCTTTGAGATCGCCTTTTTCAAATGGCTGTTTCTTCCCCGTATCAAGGAAGGGCGCTACCCGTTGCGCGGATGGTTCTACTGGCGCAAATGGTTTCTCACGCAGCTTATGCAGGTGAGCTTGGAAATACTGGGCACGCTTTATTCCACGCTTTACCTCAAGCCCTGGTTTTTCGTGCTCGGGGCACGCCTGGGCAAGGGGTCGGAGATATCCACGGTACGCCATGTGAACCCCGAATTCCTGGTGGCCGGCAAGGCCTGCTTCCTGGCAGACGACGTCATGATCGGCGCGCCCAGCGTACGCGGTGGTTCTATTAGCATCGGCTATGTGCACGTGGGCGACAGAACTTTCGTGGGAAACAGCGCCCTGGTGCCCGGGGGGATGGTCCTGGGCGACGGGGCCTTGATCGGCTGCCTGTCCACCACGCCGGTCGTCAACCCCGTACCCACGGGAACCTCTTGGTTCGGGTCTCCTGCCATCCATTTGCCAAGGCGGCAGGAGGCCGAGCGCTTTTCGGAAAAACAAACCTATTCCCCGCCATGGCATCTGGTGCTGTTGCGCTACATCATCGAGTTCTTCCGCGTCACCCTGCCGCTGACGCTTTTCGTGCTGCTGGCCACCATGATCATGAACGTGGTGGACATGTACCAGGACTGGCTGCCCTTGTGGCTCCAGATCGCGTCGCTGCCGTTTCTGTACCTGGCCGCAGGAGTGGTGGCCCTGCTGTTGGTAGTCGGGCTCAAATGGCTGGTGGTTGGCCGTTACCGCGAAAGTAACCATCCACTCTGGTGCGGCTTTGTCTGGCGTACAGAGCTGGTCACAGGAGTATATGAGAATTTTGGCACCCTGTTCTTGCTCGAACTTTTACGGGGGACGCCGTTTATTCGCTGGCCTATGCGTATGCTTGGCATGCGGGTGGGACCGCGCTGCTACATCGATTCCACCTGGTTCACGGAGTTCGATCTTGTGGAGATCGGTGAGGAGGCAGCCTTGAACGAGGACGCCAACCTGCAGACCCACCTGTTCGAGGACCGGGTCATGAAAGTGGGCAAGGTGGTCATTGGGAAACGCTGCGCAGTGGGCATGAAGGCCACGGTTCTTTACAACACCTGCCTTGAGGACAATGTGTCCCTTGGGGATTTGTCCCTTTTGATGAAGGGTGAGACCCTGCCTCAGGGCACCAAATGGCAGGGAGCGCCGGCGAGACGTGTTGGTTGA
- a CDS encoding 4'-phosphopantetheinyl transferase family protein, whose protein sequence is MVAALNQLPPWMGREMARWRNPMDRQTRVLGRLLVRLALETLGVANGDLAGWRLDQFGRPYLSGCAADCSVSHSGGLVAAAVSLPGRVGVDVEVLAPLPIEALDAAFCPEEMSDIRSAENQSRRALELWTGKEATLKADGRGMSLDPSLIDARGESIRLGEEVWRIFHPELTPGWLCALVTNQLTPVVNIISTDLAVLLGG, encoded by the coding sequence ATGGTCGCCGCGCTGAACCAATTGCCCCCCTGGATGGGTCGGGAAATGGCGCGCTGGCGCAATCCGATGGATCGCCAAACCCGGGTCTTAGGGCGCTTGCTTGTCCGCTTGGCTCTGGAAACCCTGGGCGTGGCCAACGGAGACTTGGCAGGGTGGCGCTTGGATCAGTTTGGACGCCCCTATCTGTCAGGTTGCGCAGCGGATTGCAGCGTGAGCCACTCCGGCGGACTTGTCGCGGCAGCGGTGAGCTTGCCTGGTCGGGTGGGTGTGGACGTGGAGGTCTTGGCACCACTCCCGATTGAAGCGCTCGATGCGGCTTTCTGCCCTGAAGAAATGTCAGATATTCGGTCGGCCGAGAATCAATCTAGGCGGGCACTTGAATTATGGACGGGCAAGGAGGCGACTCTCAAGGCCGACGGGCGTGGGATGTCCCTGGATCCGAGCCTCATCGACGCCCGAGGGGAGTCCATTCGTCTGGGCGAGGAAGTCTGGAGGATATTTCATCCTGAATTGACCCCAGGCTGGCTGTGCGCCCTGGTCACGAACCAGTTAACGCCAGTGGTGAATATTATAAGTACGGACCTAGCCGTTTTGCTCGGCGGATGA
- a CDS encoding helix-turn-helix domain-containing protein has translation MNKLAVEPAEPRTVGDLIRFWRNTKKISQMDLALEVDVSTRHLSFVETGKSRPSRKLVFKIAESLKMPFRHRNALLALAGYSSEFAEESFNGEGMGIVRQALQRFLSAHDPYPAFVIDGEYNILMKNFGYERMAKSIIGEDAFSRHNNAYLLTFSCDGFCNHIESWPAVGRFMLDRLMNEAIMTKNSKVYSLYQQCLSMFSDVEEGAEQQVADLPVLSITLKCDGMLCKFFTLITTLGTPLDSTSQELRIESLCPADEATKKMFLPEGIRD, from the coding sequence ATGAACAAATTGGCAGTCGAACCAGCCGAGCCGAGGACCGTTGGTGATCTCATCCGCTTTTGGAGAAATACAAAAAAAATCAGTCAAATGGATTTGGCCCTGGAAGTCGACGTTTCCACAAGGCACTTAAGTTTCGTTGAAACGGGCAAGTCTCGGCCCAGCCGCAAGCTGGTCTTTAAAATAGCGGAATCTCTTAAAATGCCATTTAGGCATCGAAATGCATTACTAGCACTCGCAGGATATTCTTCTGAATTCGCAGAGGAATCTTTTAACGGCGAAGGAATGGGTATAGTCCGTCAAGCTTTGCAGAGATTTCTGAGCGCTCACGATCCTTATCCCGCTTTTGTCATCGACGGTGAGTACAATATTTTGATGAAGAATTTTGGGTACGAGAGGATGGCAAAAAGCATTATTGGAGAAGATGCTTTTAGTCGTCATAACAATGCGTATTTACTTACATTTTCATGTGATGGGTTTTGTAATCACATTGAATCCTGGCCAGCTGTTGGTAGATTTATGCTTGATCGACTAATGAACGAAGCGATCATGACCAAGAACAGTAAAGTTTACTCGCTTTATCAGCAGTGCTTGTCCATGTTTTCAGATGTCGAGGAAGGCGCTGAGCAGCAAGTTGCAGACCTGCCTGTGCTCAGTATTACGCTTAAGTGTGATGGTATGCTATGTAAGTTCTTCACCTTAATAACCACTCTTGGCACTCCACTTGACTCAACATCCCAGGAACTGCGTATCGAATCACTCTGCCCTGCAGATGAAGCAACAAAAAAAATGTTCCTCCCAGAAGGAATACGCGACTGA